In Dysgonomonadaceae bacterium zrk40, one genomic interval encodes:
- a CDS encoding DUF4450 domain-containing protein, which translates to MRTLVSLMLLFVVATSLVAQPMDSWHNKERRLRYSPDGEDFVIVNGDRKFNRALYGTNTAFRIETGDLPEFGLFMPHMGGNIQLGMLSDGKSLWLNDAEYVKSIYRPGSRIYEIKDPLLGTGSLTITVLALADAEGIILRVDASGLPDGGTLVTLFGGASNRRFSRNGDLGVDDPEAFALKADACEGNQFVIRDESFRLTYGEGTRGGPLYTTGLFSEGTTLKLGSPYSLNTVSALTRSEVSGNRPLLVAQSPIKGEDIYLVIKADDGEPLTQEMLSSLFEEAELKRSATAGTVKINTPDPYFNTLGGALSIAADGIWDEESAVWQHGAIGWRMPLNGWRAAYTGDAIGWHDRARRHFNGYAASQVTGVEPVIAHPAQDSVLNLTRAEKRWGTQMYSNGYISRNPRNNNQMHHYNMNLVYIDELLWHFNWTGDMDYVREMWPVLQRHLEWEKRNYDPNDDGLYDAYACIWASDALQYNSGSVTYSSAYNYRANSMAAMIAEKIGKDPQPYQMEAAKILKAINSTLWLPHKGWWAEFKDLMGEQMIHPMAGVWTVYHAIDSEIHTPFQAYQATRYIDSSIPRIPVKARGLEDEGYYTLSTTNWFPYSWSVNNVAFAEVGHTSLAYWQAGRNEEAFKLFKSNILDGMYLGDSPGNIGQISFYDAARGECYRDFGDPVGVYSRALVQGLFGILPDAMNQRLVIRPGFPANWDYASIETPDIAFHFAREGQTDRYSIKSSFPRELALTMQLQAPYDRIGSITVNGRKVRWRMEQSVGAPVIAIASGIADVYQVEIVWEGSKTATTAIEAVAAPNSPVEIPVENRIRELYDPQEVLRSAKIRNNTISGTVKGETGHRTLFVRVKEGELEWWRAVSIQVTAPLSDSKGFNWDLVNEDAQYETVDMDAYMNASVDQIFTNEYLSPRSPFTTLQIPKQGIGEWCHPSLTATIDDSGLRKASRDGVFETPFGIPFRTPSDEAPNIAFTSLWDNYPSSVTIPLAGNASHAFLLMAGSTNHMQVHVPNGEVLVTYCDGTSSQLVLRNPETWVPIEQDLFVDDHAFRLSHPQPYRVGLKTGKVSRNFDDEIPADEVYGRSIDGGAAIILDLPLEGDKELESITVRSIANEVVIGLMSVTLER; encoded by the coding sequence ATGAGAACGTTAGTTTCGCTGATGCTGCTATTTGTGGTTGCCACCTCCCTGGTTGCTCAGCCGATGGATTCCTGGCATAACAAAGAGCGACGACTGAGATACAGTCCCGATGGAGAGGATTTCGTAATCGTGAATGGTGACCGGAAATTCAACCGCGCCCTCTACGGCACCAACACTGCTTTCAGGATCGAAACGGGTGATTTGCCCGAATTTGGCCTTTTTATGCCGCACATGGGAGGCAACATTCAGTTGGGAATGCTTTCCGACGGGAAGAGCCTCTGGTTGAATGATGCGGAGTATGTGAAATCGATCTACAGGCCCGGAAGCCGCATCTATGAGATCAAAGATCCGCTGCTCGGTACGGGCAGCCTGACGATCACCGTTTTGGCGCTGGCAGATGCCGAAGGTATCATTCTAAGGGTTGATGCAAGCGGTTTGCCTGATGGAGGAACACTGGTCACCCTCTTCGGAGGAGCCAGCAATCGCCGTTTCTCCCGGAACGGGGACCTGGGGGTTGATGATCCAGAGGCGTTCGCTCTAAAGGCTGATGCCTGTGAGGGCAATCAGTTTGTCATCCGTGACGAATCGTTCCGGCTTACCTACGGGGAGGGTACAAGAGGTGGCCCTCTTTATACCACCGGTCTTTTCTCTGAAGGAACCACCCTGAAGCTTGGCTCTCCCTACAGTCTTAACACCGTTTCTGCCCTCACCCGTTCAGAGGTGAGTGGCAACAGACCCCTGCTGGTTGCCCAATCACCCATAAAAGGTGAAGATATCTATCTGGTGATAAAGGCTGACGATGGCGAGCCGCTTACACAGGAGATGCTCTCTTCCCTCTTTGAAGAAGCGGAACTGAAACGGAGTGCCACTGCAGGCACGGTGAAGATCAATACACCTGATCCTTATTTCAACACCCTGGGAGGGGCACTCAGCATCGCTGCCGATGGTATCTGGGATGAGGAGAGTGCTGTATGGCAGCATGGTGCCATCGGTTGGCGCATGCCGCTCAACGGTTGGCGTGCTGCCTATACCGGAGATGCCATCGGGTGGCACGATCGCGCCAGAAGGCACTTCAACGGCTACGCCGCCTCGCAGGTGACCGGTGTGGAGCCGGTGATTGCTCATCCGGCACAGGATTCGGTGCTGAACCTGACCAGGGCTGAGAAGAGGTGGGGCACACAGATGTACAGCAACGGTTATATCAGCCGCAATCCCCGCAACAACAATCAGATGCACCACTACAACATGAACCTTGTTTACATCGATGAGCTCTTGTGGCACTTCAACTGGACCGGTGATATGGACTATGTAAGGGAGATGTGGCCTGTGCTGCAGCGTCACCTGGAGTGGGAGAAACGCAACTATGACCCCAACGATGACGGTCTTTACGATGCCTATGCCTGTATCTGGGCCAGCGATGCATTGCAGTACAACAGCGGTTCGGTCACCTACTCCTCTGCTTACAACTACCGTGCAAACAGCATGGCGGCAATGATTGCAGAGAAAATCGGTAAGGACCCGCAGCCCTACCAGATGGAGGCAGCGAAGATTCTGAAGGCGATCAATTCCACCCTCTGGCTCCCTCACAAAGGGTGGTGGGCCGAGTTCAAAGATCTCATGGGAGAGCAGATGATTCATCCCATGGCAGGTGTATGGACGGTTTACCATGCCATCGACTCCGAGATACACACTCCTTTTCAGGCTTATCAGGCGACCCGTTACATCGACAGTTCCATCCCCAGGATACCTGTCAAGGCACGAGGGCTTGAGGATGAAGGCTACTACACCCTTTCCACCACCAATTGGTTTCCCTACTCCTGGTCGGTGAACAACGTAGCCTTTGCAGAAGTGGGGCACACCAGTCTCGCCTACTGGCAGGCAGGCAGGAACGAAGAGGCTTTCAAACTCTTCAAAAGCAATATCCTGGATGGTATGTACCTGGGAGACAGCCCCGGCAACATCGGTCAGATCAGCTTCTATGATGCCGCCAGGGGTGAATGCTACCGTGATTTTGGCGACCCCGTGGGTGTCTATTCACGCGCACTGGTGCAGGGTCTGTTCGGCATCCTTCCCGATGCCATGAATCAGCGGTTGGTGATTCGTCCCGGCTTTCCCGCCAACTGGGACTACGCTTCCATCGAGACACCCGACATTGCATTTCACTTCGCAAGAGAAGGACAGACTGACCGATATTCCATTAAATCCTCATTCCCCCGTGAATTGGCCTTGACAATGCAGCTGCAGGCCCCTTACGACCGGATAGGATCGATCACCGTCAATGGACGCAAGGTGCGTTGGCGCATGGAGCAATCGGTGGGAGCACCGGTGATTGCCATTGCCAGTGGCATAGCAGATGTATATCAGGTTGAGATTGTCTGGGAAGGATCAAAAACAGCCACCACTGCAATCGAAGCGGTGGCTGCACCAAACAGCCCGGTTGAGATTCCTGTGGAGAACAGGATACGTGAGCTGTATGACCCTCAAGAGGTTTTACGTTCTGCAAAAATTCGCAACAACACCATCAGTGGCACCGTAAAGGGTGAAACGGGACACCGTACACTCTTTGTCCGTGTGAAAGAGGGTGAGTTGGAATGGTGGAGAGCTGTTTCCATTCAGGTAACAGCACCTCTCTCAGACTCGAAAGGTTTCAATTGGGATCTGGTCAATGAGGATGCCCAATATGAAACGGTTGATATGGATGCCTATATGAATGCATCGGTTGATCAGATCTTCACCAACGAGTACCTCTCCCCACGGTCGCCCTTCACCACCTTACAGATACCCAAGCAGGGAATTGGTGAGTGGTGTCATCCATCACTTACAGCCACCATTGATGACAGTGGTCTGAGAAAGGCAAGCCGTGATGGTGTCTTTGAGACACCCTTCGGGATCCCCTTTCGGACACCATCGGATGAGGCGCCCAACATCGCCTTTACTTCGCTGTGGGACAACTATCCCTCATCGGTCACCATCCCCCTGGCAGGAAATGCATCGCATGCCTTTCTGCTGATGGCGGGCTCTACCAACCACATGCAGGTGCATGTTCCCAACGGTGAGGTACTGGTCACCTATTGCGATGGAACATCATCACAACTGGTGCTACGCAACCCGGAGACATGGGTTCCCATTGAGCAGGATCTCTTCGTTGACGACCATGCCTTCCGCCTCTCACATCCGCAACCCTATAGGGTGGGTTTGAAGACCGGAAAGGTGAGCCGCAACTTCGACGATGAGATACCGGCGGATGAGGTCTACGGACGCTCAATCGATGGGGGAGCCGCCATCATTCTGGATCTGCCATTGGAGGGAGATAAGGAGCTGGAGAGCATCACCGTGAGATCCATTGCCAACGAGGTGGTCATCGGACTGATGTCGGTCACGCTTGAAAGATAA
- a CDS encoding glycoside hydrolase family protein codes for MEIYLNSLADFTGYHYSLLKESIDKEVVGHYPQEKLSDFSTKLKPMGRIMESEEYYVWCCAPIFDEDEKVHLFYSRWPKRYGMGRWIHQSEIAHAVADTPEGPYKELVTLLAPRPGFFDATTCHNPHIQKIGDAYYLFYMGNSDKTVNTKRIGVATASSLYGPWKRMDQPLLEAGEEGAWDDCNTTNPAFIIHPNGDSWLYYKSWNKEDYRNESGPIRANRKYGLAVSDNVLGPYKRYKGNPVVDFSPLGDNKQVEDAYVYQENGIFKMLMRDMGYFDHEVGLIFTSTDGVHWGEPRIAWFGADAYLHEPPAPDHLKRYGRFERPQILMKNGKPAYLFTAMQGGKYETSSGFVFKITSDND; via the coding sequence GTGGAAATATATCTCAACTCGCTGGCCGATTTTACAGGCTACCACTATTCACTTCTGAAAGAGAGTATCGATAAAGAGGTTGTGGGGCATTATCCTCAGGAGAAGCTGTCTGATTTCAGCACTAAGCTGAAACCAATGGGACGGATCATGGAGTCGGAAGAGTATTACGTATGGTGTTGCGCACCTATCTTCGATGAAGATGAGAAGGTGCATCTTTTTTACTCCCGCTGGCCGAAGCGTTATGGAATGGGGAGATGGATTCATCAGAGTGAGATCGCACATGCAGTGGCCGACACACCTGAGGGTCCTTACAAAGAACTAGTCACTCTGCTCGCACCTCGTCCCGGTTTTTTTGACGCTACCACCTGTCACAATCCTCATATTCAGAAGATTGGGGATGCCTACTATCTTTTTTACATGGGTAACAGCGATAAAACCGTAAACACCAAACGCATCGGGGTAGCCACCGCCAGCTCACTCTATGGTCCCTGGAAGAGAATGGACCAACCTCTCCTGGAGGCGGGTGAAGAGGGTGCATGGGACGATTGCAACACCACCAATCCCGCCTTTATCATACATCCCAACGGAGATTCGTGGCTCTACTACAAGTCGTGGAATAAGGAGGATTACCGGAATGAGTCGGGCCCCATCCGCGCCAACAGAAAATATGGACTGGCTGTTTCTGACAATGTGTTGGGACCCTATAAACGATATAAAGGCAATCCTGTAGTCGACTTCTCCCCGTTAGGTGATAATAAACAGGTTGAAGATGCCTATGTTTATCAGGAGAATGGCATCTTTAAAATGCTGATGCGTGACATGGGTTATTTTGACCATGAGGTGGGATTGATCTTTACCTCCACTGACGGGGTTCACTGGGGTGAACCCCGGATAGCCTGGTTCGGGGCCGATGCTTACCTGCATGAGCCACCTGCTCCTGATCACCTGAAAAGATACGGGCGGTTTGAGCGCCCTCAAATATTGATGAAAAACGGCAAACCGGCATATCTCTTTACTGCCATGCAGGGAGGAAAATATGAAACATCTTCCGGGTTTGTATTTAAAATTACATCCGACAATGATTAA